In the Malaclemys terrapin pileata isolate rMalTer1 chromosome 12, rMalTer1.hap1, whole genome shotgun sequence genome, one interval contains:
- the LOC128846799 gene encoding olfactory receptor 10A7-like: protein MSVKNQTSVMEFILLGFSHVPDVLQGWLFVGVGAAYMVILLGNSLIIFITLVDAALHTPMYFFLRNLSFLEICYASVTIPRMLFNLLVGSKAISILGCAAQVYFFHSFSISECFLLLAMAYDRCIAICCPLRYTLIMSRSLCLQMVAVSWAAGSLVSSGHVSSVFTLPYCGPNEIDHFFCDIPPVLKLACADTYRSETELFILIVLLAIVPSFLILVSYSQIISTILKMPSTEGKHKAFSTCSSHLIMVTLFLGTGSVVYLQPKSSSYVESNKLLSLLYTVVTPMLNPIVYGLRNEKLKGALRKSCRKIYFWAGRHLRKSSDPAPLH, encoded by the coding sequence ATGTCAGTCAAAAATCAGACCTCTGTAATGGAGTTCATTCTGCTCGGGTTTTCTCATGTTCCTGacgtgctgcagggctggctttttGTAGGGGTGGGTGCTGCTTACATGGTGATCCTGCTGGGTAACAGCCTAATTATTTTCATCACGCTGGTGGATGCtgcccttcacacccccatgtatttcttcctgagAAACCTCTCCTTCCTGGAGATCTGCTATGCTTCGGTCACCATTCCAAGGATGCTGTTCAACCTACTGGTGGGGAGCAAAGCCATTTCCATTCTGGGCTGTGCTGCACAGGTGTATTTCTTCCATTCCTTCAGTATATCTGAGTGTTTCCTTCTTCTAGCCATGGCATATGACCGATGCATTGCCATTTGCTGCCCCCTGCGCTACACGCTTATTATGAGCAGAAGCCTTTGCCTGCAGATGGTAGCTGTGTCCTGGGCTGCAGGTTCCCTGGTGTCCTCAGGGCATGTCTCTTCTGTGTTTACTTTACCCTACTGCGGGCcaaatgaaattgaccatttcttctGCGATATCCCTCCTGTGCTGAAGCTGGCCTGTGCAGATACCTACAGGAGTGAGACTGAATTGTTCATCCTCATTGTTCTACTGGCCATAGTCCCCTCATTCCTGATCCTGGTATCCTACAGTCAgatcatctccaccatcctgaaGATGCCCTCGACTGAAGGGAAGcacaaagccttctccacctgctcctctcaccttaTCATGGTGACCCTCTTCCTCGGCACAGGGAGTGTTGTTTACCTGCAGCCCAAGTCCAGCTCTTATGTGGAAAGCAACAAGCTGCTCTCCCTGCTCTACACTGTTGTGACACCGATGTTGAACCCCATTGTCTATGGCTTGAGAAATGAGAAGCTGAAAGGAGCCCTAAGGAAATCATGCAGAAAAATCTACTTCTgggctggaaggcacctcagaAAGTCATCAGATCCAGctcccctgcactaa
- the LOC128845848 gene encoding olfactory receptor 10C1-like isoform X2, whose protein sequence is MDQKNHTSVTEFIILGFANLPHMERLLFLLFICIYFITVLGNILILILINVDPALHTPMYFFLRNLSFLEICYTSVTLPKMMANLLSEDKTISFVGCAAQMYFFLLLGATECCLLAVMAYDRYSAICNPLRYAAIMNKTVCVRLAAGSWICGSLVALGHTTFIFTLPFCGSNMINHFFCEIQPVLTLVCGDTYWNEFQIIVAAAFIIMMPFLLILVSYIHIISTILKMSSAKGRHRAFSTCSSHLTVVVLFYGTAVFIYIRPKSSYSLDVDKLLSLFYSVVTPILNPIIYSLRNKDVKGAIRRMGIKIFPPKT, encoded by the exons ATGGATCAGA AAAATCATACCTCAGTGACTGAGTTCATTATACTGGGCTTTGCTAACCTCCCACATATGGAGCGCCTTCTCTTTCTGTTGTTCATATGTATTTATTTCATCACAGTGCTGGGCAACATCCTCATCCTCATCCTTATAAATGTGGACCCagcccttcacacccccatgtacttcttcctcagGAACTTGTCCTTCCTGGAGATCTGCTACACCTCTGTCACCCTGCCCAAGATGATGGCCAACCTCCTCTCGGAGGATAAAACTATCTCCTTTGTCGGTTGTGCTGCACAGATGTATTTCTTTCTGTTACTTGGAGCGACAGAGTGCTGCCTGCTAGCCGTTATGGCTTATGACCGCTACAGCGCCATATGTAATCCCCTGCGCTATGCGGCCATCATGAACAAGACTGTGTGTGTCCGTCTGGCTGCCGGCTCGTGGATCTGTGGCAGCCTCGTGGCCCTGGGCCACACCACGTTTATCTTCACACTGCCTTTCTGCGGGTCCAACATGATCAACCACTTCTTCTGTGAGATCCAGCCGGTGCTGACGCTGGTCTGTGGGGATACCTACTGGAATGAGTTCCAAATCATCGTGGCAGCTGCCTTCATCATCATGATGCCCTTCCTGCTGATCCTGGTGTCCTACATCCACATCATCTCCACAATCCTTAAAATGAGCTCTGCCAAGGGCAGACACAGAgctttctccacctgctcctctcacctcactgTGGTGGTACTGTTCTACGGGACAGCCGTTTTCATCTACATACGTCCCAAATCCAGCTATTCCCTGGATGTGGACAAGTTGCTCTCTCTGTTCTATTCGGTGGTGACTCCAATACTGAACCCCATTatctacagcctcaggaacaaggATGTTAAAGGAGCAATTCGAAGAATGGGAATCAAGATCTTTCCTCCAAAAACATAG
- the LOC128845848 gene encoding olfactory receptor 10C1-like isoform X1: MKYPEGITENHTSVTEFIILGFANLPHMERLLFLLFICIYFITVLGNILILILINVDPALHTPMYFFLRNLSFLEICYTSVTLPKMMANLLSEDKTISFVGCAAQMYFFLLLGATECCLLAVMAYDRYSAICNPLRYAAIMNKTVCVRLAAGSWICGSLVALGHTTFIFTLPFCGSNMINHFFCEIQPVLTLVCGDTYWNEFQIIVAAAFIIMMPFLLILVSYIHIISTILKMSSAKGRHRAFSTCSSHLTVVVLFYGTAVFIYIRPKSSYSLDVDKLLSLFYSVVTPILNPIIYSLRNKDVKGAIRRMGIKIFPPKT, encoded by the coding sequence ATGAAATATCCTGAAGGGATCACAGAAAATCATACCTCAGTGACTGAGTTCATTATACTGGGCTTTGCTAACCTCCCACATATGGAGCGCCTTCTCTTTCTGTTGTTCATATGTATTTATTTCATCACAGTGCTGGGCAACATCCTCATCCTCATCCTTATAAATGTGGACCCagcccttcacacccccatgtacttcttcctcagGAACTTGTCCTTCCTGGAGATCTGCTACACCTCTGTCACCCTGCCCAAGATGATGGCCAACCTCCTCTCGGAGGATAAAACTATCTCCTTTGTCGGTTGTGCTGCACAGATGTATTTCTTTCTGTTACTTGGAGCGACAGAGTGCTGCCTGCTAGCCGTTATGGCTTATGACCGCTACAGCGCCATATGTAATCCCCTGCGCTATGCGGCCATCATGAACAAGACTGTGTGTGTCCGTCTGGCTGCCGGCTCGTGGATCTGTGGCAGCCTCGTGGCCCTGGGCCACACCACGTTTATCTTCACACTGCCTTTCTGCGGGTCCAACATGATCAACCACTTCTTCTGTGAGATCCAGCCGGTGCTGACGCTGGTCTGTGGGGATACCTACTGGAATGAGTTCCAAATCATCGTGGCAGCTGCCTTCATCATCATGATGCCCTTCCTGCTGATCCTGGTGTCCTACATCCACATCATCTCCACAATCCTTAAAATGAGCTCTGCCAAGGGCAGACACAGAgctttctccacctgctcctctcacctcactgTGGTGGTACTGTTCTACGGGACAGCCGTTTTCATCTACATACGTCCCAAATCCAGCTATTCCCTGGATGTGGACAAGTTGCTCTCTCTGTTCTATTCGGTGGTGACTCCAATACTGAACCCCATTatctacagcctcaggaacaaggATGTTAAAGGAGCAATTCGAAGAATGGGAATCAAGATCTTTCCTCCAAAAACATAG